From Micromonas commoda chromosome 3, complete sequence, a single genomic window includes:
- a CDS encoding predicted protein — MPRGKKKEPEPEPEENEVMEDAAVEDDDEESAELEEMKKRLAAMEEEAQKLKDEANAIGDDMNTGDGASGAADADRAEADSRSVHVGGVDYATTPEELAKHFEACGTVNRVTILTDKYDNPKGFAYVEFLEADAVQNAIKLTDTEIHGRKLRVSAKRTNVPGMKQGGRGRGGRGGRGFNPYGMMMMPMMMPHMFGGRGRGRGRGGRGGRGGRGAPY; from the exons ATGCCCCGCGGAAAGAAGAAGgaacccgagcccgagcccgaagAGAACGAGGTCATGGAGGACGCG GCcgtcgaggatgacgacgaggaatcAGCG GAGCTCGAAGAAATGAAGAAGAGGCTCGCCGccatggaggaggaggcccaGAAGCTCAAGGACGAGGCTAACGCCATCGGCGACGACATGaacaccggcgacggcgcctcgggcgccgccgacgccgatcgcgccgaggctgactCCCGCTCTGTCCacgtcggaggcgtcgacTACGCCACCAcgccggaggagctcgccaagcaCTTCGAGGCGTGCGGCACCGTCAACCGCGTCACCATCCTGACCGACAAGTACGACAACCCCAAGGGGTTCGCGTACGTCGAATTCCTCGAGGCGGATGCGGTGCAAAACGCGATCAAGCTGACGGATACCGAGATCCACGGCCGAAAGCTCAGGGTGTCGGCCAAGCGAACCAACGTGCCCGGGATGAAgcaaggcgggcgcgggcgcggcggccgcggcggccgcgggttCAACCCCTACGGCATGATGATGATGCCGATGATGATGCCTCACATGTTTGGAGGCAGGGGAAGGGGCagaggtcgcggcggccgcggaggacgcggcggccgcggtgcGCCGTATTAA
- a CDS encoding predicted protein: protein MTLLTANSSIASRVRAPRASVRSRASSLRESLSGGWNIRRIVRADIAARDRRGGRVATAVRAADDGNFLDKLNPFKAMEKAKEKNAIAKREKEANQVINDDMRKQLFGDGLGGRMLQGMVNNVAGALKEQMGAAAAASQETYDAAERAVRSDPKMRAALGDGIRCTPPMSQMSSSQNVNGVQTQATTIVFIAQGSNGRQAQVQATGTGGGDQELRLDISGMLDTGEVVKVDGMGGGSMADGVFDVEAKTIDDDDVIDV from the coding sequence ATGACGCTCTTGACGGCGAACTCTTCGATCGCatctcgcgtccgcgcgccccgcgcgtcggttcgctcacgcgcgtcgtccctccgCGAATCGCTCTCGGGCGGTTGGAACATTCGCCGAATCGTTCGCGCTGACATCGCCGCtcgagaccgccgcggcggacgcgtcgcgaccgccgtccgcgccgccgacgacggcaacTTTCTCGACAAGCTCAACCCGTTCAAGGCGatggagaaggccaaggagaagaaCGCGATCGCCAAgcgggagaaggaggcgaaccAGGTCATCAACGACGATATGCGGAAGCAACTGTTTGGGGACGGGCTTGGCGGCCGGATGCTCCAGGGAATGGTCAAcaacgtcgcgggggcgctgaAGGAGCAgatgggcgccgccgcggccgcgtcgcaggagacgtacgacgccgccgagcgcgccgttcgcTCCGACCCgaagatgcgcgcggcgctgggcgaCGGCATACGCTGCACGCCCCCGATGTCGCAGATGAGCTCGAGCCAAAACGTAAACGGCGTGCAGACGCAGGCCACCACGATCGTGTTCATCGCTCAGGGGAGCAACGGGAGGCAGGCGCAGGTGCAGGCCACGGGGACGGGCGGTGGGGACCAGGAGCTCAGGTTGGACATCAGCGGGATGCTCGACACCGGCGAGGTGGTCAAGGTGGATGGGATGGGCGGCGGTTCAATGGCGGATGGCGTCTTTGACGTAGAGGCGAAgacgatcgacgacgacgacgtcataGACGTGTGA
- a CDS encoding predicted protein (Encodes a protein with hydroxyproline-rich glycoprotein (HRGP) motifs), with translation MEEAIAAAEATLEALVKAAEDFAVPLIAEQRAVLAAADAKAADAASPARDAFETVRAEFEKKIDELDGALTSAVEKERAEIAVVARAAREDPFAEDEDADVATIVASVFDPAREHLGERLRNSRSAAEKMLQWLERRAPDLDRAATDAASKAADAGDGIDDDSGKHEDWAADEESDLEDLPPLGGDWAEDDEDDLPPLEGEWQKDAEAGPSPTPPSPKKKPAAFKPRDASPPRGNAWGHAPPAHGRDRSDAGHRMGPAAGRDVDLRDRLGGGGSRDYGGDRRSSFDRGGDYGRDRGGGGFRDSWGAPGGGYRDDRRGGGGGGGGHRSEYIERMERKYGRVDDGPPPRSTMRDRSPPKPPPEVHYPTRDEQRAEAKAREERAAWRLATRPLKEFFANAKKGEGISPSTIRELLNELSEPPFAEGRLAPNARKAFELVAASAKETGSKRTFEEVEELVRGVVNPLYHLLTYGVKAPGAEGGGPPSSVAETIAEQMHTAAVKLLAASLDILSKGDATKKAVESAKGIVIVREQVAAKLAGRAPGGGRGDKETTVTRRDSVDGRGHGKGSAANKPAQASGTDADRWDRKKDGRPTPSPEVYRAPRGGEKGVGVMARLGDKNDSSSPANGVKPRAVPKVVIHRPFSEGKQRELTPSPAQQGQGERGGKPKPSPTPPQQGQKLSPFERGPASAASQALGKSPPSARGGVFARLEGKPKLQGLGKSDLPAPKPDAAKELPHPKSTEKELPHPKRVVVVHKPNEPNDHKELPHPKPAPKPRDPPAPPAKGARGDKEKPAKQRDALDDALDEELAKATKGKKGGRTKGGSDRQGAPSEPHKELPHPKPAAPAPGSEKPHPVPAPRPVSAPDSESAKQLPHPNKPPVPKGNNGRSPIPAPKPATNTNTGGSSVGGRPGSGKARNESASPPPPKERDELDDVLDAELEKAMGGGGGGKRRPRGGRGSRGGGK, from the coding sequence ATGGAGGAAGCGATAGCAGCCGCCGAGGCTaccctcgaggcgctggtgaaggctgccgaggacTTCGCGGTTCCGCTCatcgcggagcagcgcgcggtgctcgcggccgccgacgcaaaggcggccgacgcggcgtctcccgcgcgcgacgcgttcgaaaCCGTCCGGGCCGAGTTTGAGAAAaagatcgacgagctcgacggcgccctcacctccgcggtggagaaggagcgcgccgagatCGCCGTGGTGGCccgagccgctcgcgaggatcCATTCGCCGAGGATGAAGACGCGGATGTGGCCaccatcgtcgcgtccgtcttcGATCCAGCGCGGGAacacctcggcgagcggctCAGAAACTCGAGATCGGCGGCCGAGAAGATGCTGCAGtggctcgagcggcgcgcgccggacctcgaccgcgccgcgaccgacgccgcgtctaaggccgccgacgccggggatgggatcgacgacgactccggcAAGCACGAGGACTGGGCCGCGGACGAAGAATCCGACCTGGAGGATCTCCCCCCGCTCGGCGGGGATtgggccgaggacgacgaggacgacctgcccccgctcgagggcgagtggcagaaggacgccgaggcgggccCGAGCCCGACCCCACCGTCCCCGAAGAAGAAACCCGCGGCGTTCAAACCACGagacgcctcgccgccgagaggcAACGCGTGGGGACACGCCCCCCCGGCTCACGGCCGCGATCGATCAGACGCCGGACATCGGATgggtcccgccgcgggccgcgACGTAGACCTCCGCGATcggctgggcggcggcggatcgcgcgactacggcggcgaccgccgctcgtcgttcgaccgcggcggggattacgggcgcgatcggggcgggggaggctTCCGGGACTCctggggcgcgccgggtggCGGGTATAGGGacgaccgacgcggcggcggcggcggcggcggcgggcacaGATCCGAGTACATCGAGCGCATGGAGAGGAAGTACgggcgcgtggacgacggtccgccgcctcgttctACGATGAGGgatcgatcgccgccgaaACCGCCGCCCGAGGTGCATTACCccacccgcgacgagcagcgAGCGGAGGCTAAGGCtcgggaggaacgcgccgcgtgGAGGCTGGCCACGCGACCGCTCAAGGAGTTCTTCGCCaacgcgaagaagggcgagggTATCTCCCCGTCCACGAtccgcgagctgctcaaCGAACTCTCCGAACCCCCCTTCGCGGAGGGGCGACTCGCGCCCAACGCTCGGAAAGCGTTTGAACTCGTagccgcgtccgccaagGAGACGGGCAGCAAGCGAACCttcgaggaggtcgaggagctcgtgcgAGGGGTCGTCAACCCGCTGTATCACCTGCTCACCTACGGCGTCAAGgctcccggcgccgagggcggtggGCCGCCGTCCTCCGTGGCGGAGACGATCGCCGAGCAGATGCACACGGCGGCGGTtaagctcctcgccgcgtcgctggaCATCCTGTCAAAGGGTGACGCGACCAAAAAGGCGGTGGAATCGGCGAAGGGAATCGTCATCGTGCGCGAGCAGGTGgccgcgaagctcgccggccgcgccccgggcggcggcaggggaGACAAGGAGACCACCGTGACGCGCCGAGATTCCGTCGACGGAAGGGGCCACGGCAAGGGGTCCGCCGCCAACAAACCGGCGCAGGCGAGCGGCACGGACGCCGACCGGTGGGACCGCAAGAAGGACGGTCGCCCGACGCCCAGCCCGGAAGTGTACCGCGCTCCCAGGGGCGGCGAGAAAGGCGTCGGCGTGATGGCCAGGCTCGGCGACAAGAACGattcgtcgtccccggccaACGGCGTCAAGCCTCGCGCGGTTCCCAAGGTTGTCATACACCGGCCCTTCTCCGAGGGTaagcagcgcgagctcacgccgtcgccggcgcagCAGGGACAGGGAGAACGGGGCGGAAAGCCCAAGCCGtcgcccaccccgccgcaGCAGGGGCAGAAGCTCTCGCCGTTCGAGCGCGGCCCGGCTTCCGCCGCGAGTCAGGCGCTGGGCAAgtcgcccccgagcgcgagagGCGGCGTGTTCGCTCGGCTCGAGGGCAAACCCAAGCTCCAGGGTTTGGGCAAGTCCGACCTACCCGCGCCCAagccggacgccgccaaggagctGCCGCATCCCAAGTCCACGGAGAAGGAGCTGCCGCATCCcaagcgcgtcgtcgtcgttcacaAGCCGAATGAGCCGAACGACCACAAGGAGTTACCGCACCCAAAGCCGGCTCCGAAGCCAAGggatccgcccgcgccccccgccaaGGGCGCCCGGGGCGACAAGGAGAAACCCGCCAAGCAGagggacgccctcgacgacgccctcgacgaggagctcgcgaaggcgACGAAGGGAAAGAAGGGCGGGCGCACCAAGGGCGGATCGGACCGCCAAGGAGCTCCGAGTGAGCCGCACAAGGAGCTCCCGCATCCcaagcccgccgcgcccgcccccggctCTGAGAAACCGCACCCGGTCCCGGCGCCCAGGCCGGTGTCCGCGCCGGACTCCGAGTCCGCCAAGCAGCTCCCGCACCCGAACAAGCCCCCGGTGCCCAAAGGGAACAACGGGCGGTCCCCGATCCcggcgcccaagcccgcgaCAAACACAAACACGGGTGGATCGTCAGTCGGCGGCCGGCCGGGGTCGGGGAAGGCCCGCAAcgagtcggcgtcgccgccgccccccaaggaacgcgacgagctggacgacgtgctagacgccgagctcgagaaggcgatgggcggaggaggcggaggtaagcggcgacctcgcggcgggcgcgggtccaGGGGTGGCGGGAAGTGA
- a CDS encoding predicted protein, translating into MAPRMMHPRVGTGEPDPEEDESEEEKKDGILIPLLTFFGFVFVFIPITVMLMGAIFGLILAEVEGWKIKDGFYYIISMLCGLPTPLTEVDPDTDEGKLVDVIVALWALALAGTIIGVVGGLSVINRLVDAAESFGQRFKRAARKAVTGSDEEAPAAADEDGEEKPVSLTLNVLTFLVFIFIVIPIVIILVAVLFGFILAEVEGWKIKDGFYYIISMLCGLPNPLTDVTPDSDEGKIVDIIIALWALSLAGTIIGIVGGMSVINTLVESAEALGERFGKKKEN; encoded by the coding sequence ATGGCTCCTCGCATGATGCATCCTCGAGTGGGCACCGGCGAACCCGAtcccgaggaggacgagtccgaggaggagaagaaggacggcATTCTCATCCCGCTGCTCACGTTTTTCGGATTCGTTTTCGTCTTCATTCCAATCACGGTCATGCTCATGGGCGCCATCTTCGGCTtgatcctcgccgaggtggagggATGGAAGATCAAGGACGGCTTCTACTACATCATCTCCATGCTCTGCGGCCTGCCCACGCCCCTGACCGAGGTTGATCCCGACACGGACGAAGGCAAACTCGTCGACGTGATTGTCGCGCTgtgggcgctcgcgctcgcgggcacGATAATCGGCGTGGTCGGCGGTCTGTCCGTCATCaaccgcctcgtcgatgcgGCGGAGAGCTTCGGCCAGAGGTTCAAGAGGGCCGCGAGGAAGGCCGTGACCGgatcggacgaggaggctccggccgccgccgatgaggaCGGTGAGGAGAAGCCGGTCAGCCTAACGCTCAACGTCCTCACGTTCCTGGTCTTCATCTTCATCGTCATCCCCATCGTCatcatcctcgtcgccgtcctcttTGGcttcatcctcgccgaggtggagggATGGAAGATCAAGGACGGCTTCTACTACATCATCTCCATGCTCTGCGGCCTGCCCAACCCGCTCACCGACGTCACGCCAGACTCGGACGAAGGCAAGATTGTGGACATCATCATCGCGCTGTGGgccctctccctcgccggTACCATCATCGGCATCGTCGGAGGCATGTCCGTGATCAACACGCTCGTCGAAAGCGCCGAGGCCCTGGGCGAGAGGTTCGgtaagaagaaggagaactGA
- a CDS encoding predicted protein, protein MAPVPPALFKARGTTLRADEYLRGVNPVGTVHRGPLSAFGRQEISALRTEPSVAFSRTDRLEAIRPFSIEYFLPGEGNRAYAASHAREYLARHEAEGLDRFARPAVSEPPEPRWKTFGRSGTHHDFAKTQARGGHLPLKPDWPNKNESRWGAAERLHRPLDGGHDLVQYSSFARQRLSTHANSPKAYVDIGAATTRAERGRQTLGRAHDERSAALGACSPGPQVPRDRDGFALGAVGRQIEAGRVTEPRAVVGSNSRVTAPTWAPAGVKGGDWTRPVRPDPSVPGPGAYHETFDFRRTRGERGNGDGSGRRSTGRRTHRQLITGEAAIADERERRLASSFNPKDAGAYWGSSGRGTLPSLSSSSSPAVPPLGSLGGGSPARTYPVSGKEIRARTRSGRWTPRDEQRGRARRLLGRASPAP, encoded by the coding sequence TCGGGCGTCAGGAGATCAGCGCGCTTCGCACCGAACCCTCCGTCGCATTTTCCCGCACCGACCGACTGGAGGCCATCCGACCGTTCTCCATCGAGTACTTCCTCCCGGGCGAGGGTAACAGAGCCTACGCGGcatcgcacgcgcgcgagtaCCTCGCCAGGCACGAGGCGGAGGGCCTGGACCGGTTCGCCAggcccgcggtgagcgagcCCCCGGAGCCGCGGTGGAAAACCTTTGGCAGGTCGGGGACGCACCACGATTTCGCCAAGACgcaggctcgcggcggccatctccCGCTCAAGCCCGACTGGCCCAACAAGAACGAGTCGCGgtggggcgccgccgagcgcctgcaCAGacccctcgacggcggccacGACCTCGTCCAGTACAGCAGCTTCGCGAGGCAGAGGCTGAGCACGCACGCGAACTCGCCGAAAGCGTACGTCGacatcggcgccgccaccacccgcgccgagcgaggcCGCCAGACCCTCGGACGCGCCCACGAcgagcgctccgccgccctcggcgcgtgcaGCCCCGGGCCGCAGGTCCCGCGCGACAGGGACGGGTTCGCTTtgggcgccgtcggccgGCAAATCGAAGCCGGGCGGGTCACCGAGCCGAGAGCCGTGGTGGGATCCAACTCGagggtcaccgcgccgacgtgggcgcccgcgggggtcaAGGGCGGGGACTGGACCAGGCCGGTGCGTCCGGACCCGAGCGTCCCGGGGCCGGGTGCGTACCACGAGACGTTCGATTTcaggcgaacgcgcggggagCGGGGAAACGGGGATGGATCGGGACGTCGatcgacggggaggaggacgcaTCGTCAGCTGATTACGGGGGAAGCGGCGATTGCGGATGAGAGGGAGCGGCGATTGGCTTCGTCGTTCAACCCGAAGGATGCCGGCGCGTACTGGGGCtcgagcgggcgcgggacgcttccgtcgttgtcgtcgtcgtcgtcgccagctgtgccgccgctcGGAAGCCTGGGTGGTGGGTCTCCGGCGCGAACGTACCCGGTGAGCGGGAAAGAGAttcgcgcgaggacgaggagcggTCGGTGGACCCCGCGAGACGAACAGAGGGGCCGGGCGAGGAGGCTCCTcgggcgggcgtcgccggcgccatga